Proteins found in one Scylla paramamosain isolate STU-SP2022 chromosome 44, ASM3559412v1, whole genome shotgun sequence genomic segment:
- the LOC135093978 gene encoding uncharacterized protein LOC135093978: MRNCDAAKPCPPNPGPWEVLGWGEAVHATPRPQTAATPRTLLHTQDSEEDAKEGSLDAFVMKFQQILVAPKDWRAKHPSKKTSRMKGSRGAKDAKNPSPQSQISYQPFTFKSHSVPHSSEVCLKDELASLGKGEIVNEGMDDRLRMDGMKRRGLQRGMNDRERGKDRIEGKAGEREGMNNRKRLTERGKEGLGEKSGEREGMNGVKKQQERKEEMRTGGRINKTKTEHKRKEKINQETDTEEEKGEEIKEEKEREQRTETIKTRKEKMNKNKKLNQEKHSEEEEEEEEEEAVEGRGMKALGEERALLCRVLEGVPECQDREYLQQCLRQNVVPEFGVLRRLCAGASRTPAVGTVLAIRGLAHHLHPHLYLSHLSLDYYWASALCHAGDVEQSLAILLHLHRHTHPHRHAHPHRSKKVCDITQLVLYRIVEEEEEEQVAKAVDFVDSIVTELGSLVPALSLWSATFTSPLFRVQQVSEWLVERHPGLVKLLGRRVEGLVERAAWGGDQSLLQRILHLSLLHNLSLHYPSATSALLQLQCDEGDLRGAEETIKFAQKMEVRLTPVALHRFLALLSRHRRPAPLALLALKYRPPPPGHQFPRHPCLSTGFRSGYVVVVVVVVVVNAVCYE, encoded by the exons ATGAGGAATTG TGATGCAGCCAAGCCTTGCCCTCCGAACCCAGGCCCTTGGGAGGTGCTGGGGTGGGGCGAGGCGGTCCATGCTACACCACGTCCCCAGACTGCCGCCACGCCTCGGactctcctccacacacaggACTCTGAGGAGGACGCAAAAGAAGGCAGTTTAGACGCATTTGTTATGAAGTTTCAGCAGATTCTCGTTGCACCAAAGGACTGGCGGGCTAAGCATCCTTCCAAAAAGACCTCTAGGATGAAGGGGTCCAGGGGGGCGAAGGATGCTAAGAATCCTTCACCGCAGAGCCAGATATCCTACCAGCCGTTTACCTTTAAGTCTCACAGTGTGCCCCATAGTTCTGAAGTTTGTTTAAAGGATGAATTGGCTAGTTTAGGAAAAGGAGAGATtgtaaatgaaggaatggatgacAGGCTGAGAATGgatggaatgaagagaaggggtctacagagaggaatgaatgatagggagagagggaaggatagaatagaaggaaaggctggagagagagaaggaatgaataacaggaagagactgacagagagaggaaaggaaggactgggagaaaagagtggagagagagaaggaatgaatggagtaaagaaacagcaagagagaaaggaggaaatgagaacaggaggaagaataaataaaacaaaaacagaacacaaaaggaaggagaaaattaacCAAGAAACAgatacagaggaagagaaaggagaggagataaaggaagagaaagagagagaacagagaacagaaacaatcaaaacaagaaaggagaaaatgaacaaaaacaaaaaactgaacCAAGAGAAACatagtgaggaagaagaagaagaagaagaggaagaggcagtggaggggagaggaatgaaagcaCTGGGAGAGGAGCGTGCCTTGTTGTGCCGTGTCCTGGAGGGGGTACCAGAGTGCCAGGACAGAGAGTACCTGCAACAGTGTCTAAG ACAGAATGTAGTGCCGGAGTTTGGGGTGCTGCGGCGGCTGTGTGCTGGTGCCAGCCGGACGCCAGCGGTGGGCACAGTGCTGGCCATACGAGGCTTGgcacaccacctccacccacacctgTACCTCTCTCACCTGAGCCTCGACTACTACTGGGCCAG TGCCTTGTGCCACGCAGGGGATGTGGAGCAGAGCCTGGCCATCCTGCTCCACCtgcaccgccacacacacccgcaccgccacgcacacccacaccgCAGCAAGAAGGTGTGCGACATCACCCAGCTAGTCTTGTACCgcattgtggaggaggaggaggaggagcaggtggctaag gcAGTTGATTTTGTGGATTCCATAGTGACAGAGTTGGGGTCCCTGGTGCCGGCACTGTCCCTCTGGAGTGCCACATTCACCAGTCCTCTCTTCAGGGtgcagcag GTATCTGAGTGGCTGGTGGAGCGACACCCAGGCCTGGTGAAGCTTCTGGGGCGCCGCGTGGAGGGCCTGGTGGAGAGGGCGGCCTGGGGGGGTGATCAGAGTCTCCTGCAGCGcattctccacctctccctgctCCACAACCTGTCTCTCCACTACCCCTCTGCCACCAGCGCCCTCCTCCAGCTGCAGT GTGACGAGGGGGACCTGAGAGGGGCAGAGGAAACCATTAAATTCGCACAGAAAATGGAGGTGCGGCTGACCCCTGTGGCACTCCATCGCTTCCTGGCACTCCTcagccgccaccgccgccctgCTCCCCTCGCTCTCCTGGCCCTCAAGTACCGGCCGCCCCCGCCAGGCCACCAATTCCCCCGCCACCCATGCCTAAGTACAGGttttaggtcaggttatgtggtggtggtggtggtggtggtggtggtgaatgctgTATGCTATGAGTGA